The nucleotide window GCTTTGGCGAAGCACATGGCTGCGGTCCGGTCGCAGTTGCAGATGAAATCGTCGCATATGCTGTTTTGGTCTAGAAAATATGAGAATGAGatatgagaatgagaatgagatatgaaaaatgagaagcagcgtggctcactggaaagagcacgggctttggagtcagaggtcatgggttcaaaccccggctctgccacttgccagctgtgtgactttgggcaagtcacttaacttctcggtgcctcagttccctcatctgtaaaatggggattaaaactgtgagccccacgtgggacaacctgattcccctgtgtctaccccagcgcttagaacagtgctcggcacatagtaagcgcttaacaaataccaacatgagaagcagcgtggcacagtggaaagagcacgggctttggagtcagggctcatgagttcgaatcccagctctgccacttgtcagctgtgtgacggtgggcaagtcacttaacttctctgtgcctcagttccctcatctgtaaaatggggattaagactgtgagccccacgtgggacaacctgattcccctgtgtttaccccagcgcttagaacagtgctctgcacatagtaagcgcttaacaaataccaacattattaaataccaacattattaaaatagaagGGTGAGGCAAACGCCAGAGCTGACTCTACTGGCGGCTGCCAGTTTCCCAAGGTGAGGTTCCGGGAAGTCTTCCCGCCCTACTAGACTAGACTGTAGTAGTCTAGTAGactagattagaccgtaagcccgtcaaagggcagggactgtctctatctggtgccgatttgtacattccaagcgcttagtacagtgctctgcacatagtaagcgctcaataaatactattgaatgaatagactgtgagctccactggaGGGAAAttcccacctgatcatcttgatctaccccagcaccctgcacagtgctcggcacagagcaaggCGCTTAACAACTGCCGCCGTGATCATTAGTGAGCTCGAGGGGGTTCTACCACTGAAGGCCCTTGCgagcctctttcttccctctccccctaccccgatagaccccgggcctggggatcagaaggtcatgagttctaatcccggctccgccacttgtctgctgtgtgacctcgggcaagtcacttcacttctccgggcctcagttcactcacctgtcaaatggggtttgagactgcgagccccacgcgggacagggattgtgtccaacctgatttgttcgtctccatcctagcatttagtgcagtgcctgacccacgggaagtgtttaacaaataccataatgataatagcaataagacAACTTCAGGGGACAGTGAATAAAGAAGGTTTCGGGTCAGACTAGTTTCTAGTTctcagggcggggtgggggccagTGGTAGGAGtcctgggagcgggggaagacTTACTGCTGCAGGTGATCTCGGTGCCGGAACACTGATAGGAGTAGCTATTGGTGTAGGGGTTGCCCAGGATCCATATGCAATTGCTGAGTTTCTTGGCTTTATCATAACAACTGTCATGCGCCTGGCAgcacctggagagagagagagagaataataataataataatgataagtgtggtatttgttaagcagttactatgtaaagcatcctcctcctcttcttcctcctcctcctcctcttcttcttcctcctccttctccacctcctccccatcctcctcccttcctccttctcttccccatcctcctcccttcttccttctcctttccctcctccttctcctttcccttctcctctccttcttcctcctcctcttcctcctcctcttcttcctcctccttcttgtcctccttctctacctccctctcttcttcctcctctcccacagcctcctctccttcctcctcttcttcctcctccttcttgtcctccttctcttcctccctctcttctccctcatcttccttctcctcctcttcctccccgtccttcacctcctcctcctcctccctcctccctccttcatccaCTCACCTGTCAAGTTCATCTACAGGGGTGCCATGGCCACCCAGGCCACAGTAGCAACCATAATCGTTGTAGTCCAGCAGGGGATTACTGCCCGGGATGGCGCACTTGATCATCCGACGAAACTGCCATAAGGCCCGGGAGCTGGCGTCTTCAGTAGTAGACGCCCCTGCCGAGAGACGCGCtctgggtacagtgctgtgcacatagtaagagtgcccactcaataccacagattgattggtggtggggtgggaagagtgacGGGGGAAATCCCATCCCCAAGAGGCAggcggtcaattgtatttactgagcgcttaccgtgtgcagagcactgtactaagcgcttgggagaggacgacagaacatagaacagacacattccctgcccacagcgaacttacattCAAGAGACAATGAGACAAGGATGCAAAGACAGCAGGCAGAGGCAGAGTTTGGGCTTCTGTGTAGCTGCCCCGCTTGCTCTGACTGAAAAAAGGGATGTGGAAGAGAGGACAGACTCTAGGAATGACCACAAGTGGATCTGCagccatttccttcctcctcttcctctttttcctcccccctcctccaaccaATCTTCCCCAATTCATTCCCAACATCCCAAGCCAGAGAAACTCATTAGCCATCTCTAGCATTTACGCACCTCCTCGTACTCACCCTCGGTAGATAGGTTTATAACACGGTGAAGCCGGTTGTTTATTTGGATCATTCTAAGGATATTTTTCTAACCCCCATCAGAGCGTAAGCGCCGTAGGGACAGGGAATACGTcgcttgcttgttttgtacttcccaagcgcttaacagg belongs to Ornithorhynchus anatinus isolate Pmale09 chromosome 2, mOrnAna1.pri.v4, whole genome shotgun sequence and includes:
- the PLA2G1B gene encoding phospholipase A2, giving the protein MGGYKKPALLSGRFSTSFALFGNKMKFFLLAALLIGASTTEDASSRALWQFRRMIKCAIPGSNPLLDYNDYGCYCGLGGHGTPVDELDRCCQAHDSCYDKAKKLSNCIWILGNPYTNSYSYQCSGTEITCSNQNSICDDFICNCDRTAAMCFAKAPYNKEYKNLNIKKYCSTR